A window of Gloeothece verrucosa PCC 7822 genomic DNA:
CCCACTCGATTTGTTTTAATGGTTCTAAGCACAGGGCATTACTCGCATATTTAACAGCATAGTTTTTTAGATTTAAAAAAGATTCTAATTGCTTAGGATCGAGAGCTTCTGTAATAGCTTTTGAGGCTAGAGTATTGCGGTTATTAATTGTCTCATTCAATAATCCTACAGCACCCTGTACTGCTGATGCAGGATTATTTAATTCATGAGCCAGCCCGGCAGCTAATGTTCCTAATGCAATCATTTTTTCATGATGTAGAGATATTGTTTGTAACTCTTGCATTCGATTTGCCATAAAACCTATAATTTTTTTGCGAATACAAGGAAAAGTTAACATAATTTGCCAGAAATCTTTCTCATCAAAACAATACAACACACTGTAGATAACAGCTTTTCCACTGGCGAGATGAGGGGTGCCGGCAAGCAGAGGAACTTCTCCAAAAAATTGATTATTGCTATAGGTTCCTATCAAAATTTCTTGCTCCTCAACTTTTTGTATAATTTGAATTTGTCCTTCAAGAACTATATAAAAGTGAGTAGCCGGTTCATTTTGCTTAAAAAGGATTTCTCCAGAACTGAGAGAAATTTGATGTCCTATTTGAAAAATTTTATATTTTTCTGTATTTTCTAATTCTTGAAAAAGAGGAATTTGGGGCAGAACTTCAAGCATATTTGTGACCTCACAATTTTTAGAAAGAAGATAGATATTGATGAACAAATTGAACAGCCATTGCGCCTTCACCAACAGCAGAAGCCACTCTTTTAACAGATCCAGAGCGAACGTCTCCAATGGCAAAAGTGCCTGGTATATTAGTTTCAAATAAAAATGGTGGGCGTAGAAGCGGCCATTCCGCTAAGGCTTTTTTTTCTTTCATCAGGCTCGGTCCGGTTAATATAAAACCATTATCATCCCGTTCTACAAAATCTTGCAACCAATCTGTATTAGGTTTAGCACCGATAAAAATAAACAAAGCATTAGCCGCGACTGTTTCTACTTTACCAGTTTTTGAATTAGCAAGTTTTAGTCCGGTCAGTTTATCTTCGCCTAAAACTTCTACTACTTCAGTAAAAACTTTCACATAAATATTAGGACTAGCTTCAATGCGATCAACGAGATATTTCGACATTTTAGTGCCTAGAGATTCTCCTCGAATCACAAGGGTTACAGAGCGAGCATATTCACAAAGACACATTGCCGCTTGTCCAGCAGAATTTGCTCCACCAACGATATAAACATCATCATTACGACAAGAAATCGCCTCAGTAATAGCAGCACCATAATACACACCAGCACCATTTAAATGATCAATTCCCGGAATGTTTAACTTAACATAAGAAACCCCACTAGCAATAATGAGCGCGTGACAACTTAATTTAGTGCCATCAGCTAAGGTTACTACACGGTATTGTCCTTCTAAACAGATACTAGCGACTTCTTGGGGTGAAATAATTTCAGTTCCAAATTTTTGAGCCTGAGCAACAGCACGTCGCGCTAAATCACTTCCAGTTAATCCCATAGGAAAACCAAGGTAATTTTCAATGCGGGAGCTTGTTCCGGCTTGCCCTCCTGGTGCTTCTTTTTCTAATAAAACTGTTTTAAGTCCTTCCGAAGACGCATAAACAGAGGCCGCTAAACCGGCTGGGCCTCCACCAATAACAACCAAATCATAAAAAGGCATTTCGGCACGGGTTTTTAAACCGATGATTTCAGCAATTTTTTGATTAGAAGGACACTCCATTTTTTGCCCATTTGGAAAGACCACTATGGGAAATTTAGATGCCTCTAAATTTAGGTCTGATAAAAGCTCAATAGCTGTAGAATCTTTTTCCATATCTCGCCAAATATAAGGAATATGATGGCGAGCTAAAAAATCTTTTGTTTGGTGGCTTTTAGGAGACCATCTAAACCCAATAACCTGAAGTCCTTCAAAAACTTGTATTGAGTTTGCCTGCCAAATTTCGAGCAAATCGTTTAGCACAGGATATAAATTGATTTCAGGGGGCAGCCAAGGCTTTAACAGATAGTAGTGAACTTGGGCTTTATTGATAGCATCAATGGCGGCATTTGTATCTGCATAGGCGGTTAGTAAGGCTCGTTTAGCATCAGGAAATAAATCTTTTGCTTGCTCAAGAAATTCTACTCCTGTCATTTTTGGCATTCGCTGATCGACTAAAAAAAGGGCTACAGATTCTTGACGTTTTTTTAAAGCTTCTAGAGTTTCTAAGATTTTTTCACTTGAGTCCGAAGAAATTACCCGAAATTTAGCACCATATTTGTTTCTTAAATCTTGAACAATAGTACGTAAAACTTGTGGGTCATCATCTAGGGTAATAATAACTGGTTTTGCCATTGTCTTTTGTGGATGTATTTTATTGAGTAATTTATTAAAAGTTTGAAATTGAGCTTTTTTTAACAAATATAAGAAAATAGCGGTTAAGGAACTTATTTTTTGTGTAGAGACATTTTATCTAACGTCTCTACGGCTATTGGCGATCTGGCGTTTTTGGGTCAACTTAAAAAACTTAACCCCAGAAAAGAAGAATTTTATTACTTAAATGGCATGAGTTCGGGATTTTGAGAATTGTTTAACAGATTTTTGCTTTCATCAAAATCATCTGACAAAATTAAATCTAACTCGTTAGATTGATTGTTGATGACTACCGTTGAATCTTCAAGCTTAGGAATAATTTTGACTCCTTGGCAAAAAGAACTCATTTTTAATAATTTAGTCACTGAATCACTAGCCCCTACTAATTGAACTTCGACAGTTTTTCCCAGTTTTTGCTTAGTAAAAATCAAGGTTCGTATGCCCGTGCTGGAAATACATTTTAAATTTTCTAAAAACAAAATAAGCCGATGGATTGGCTGTTTAGTTGCTCGCTCTAAAGCCTCTTGAAATATTCCATTGGCATTGGCATCAAGTAATCCTGTCAGGGCAATTTTAGCCGTACCTTGGGACACTTCTAGCACAGTCGCATCAAAAAAGACTTGAGCCGGAATTAAGCGCACTTTTACTTTCAGTGATTCTTCAGAGAAAGGTAAATTAACGGTCAATTTTTCAGCATCAAAATCAAAATAAGTTTGACCGTCAATTTGAACTTCTCCAATTCTAACACTTCCTAAAGGCAAAATATCTGGAGCTACCCGTAGAATATTGTCTTTAAATGCACCTGGTTTGGGCTTAAAATATAGCTCCATTGGTTGTTTAGTAATCAATAAATTGGTGTAGACTGTCGCCAAATATCCTAACTCAAAAGCGTGATAACCGCTCATAGAATGTGAGCCTTTACCTCGTTCATTTCCTCCAGCTAAATAGGGAATTCCATTAGCTTGTACATTAAAATAAATGCCTCCGTCTTCAGAATCTAAAAACCAAGCATTATAAAAAGCTGCGGCTTCTCGTGCTAATTGACGATACTTAGGATTTTCTAAAGAACCTGCCAAAATTAAATAAGCTAAAATAGCCTGTTCTTGCTGCCACCAGGCTTTGCGATCATGCCAGACAAAGCGATGTTTTTCTTGCCCAGGTTCAAGAAAGCGTTCTACTACATCATACCAGCCACCTCGTTGCTGGTCGCTGCCGACTTTTGGCATAGTTTGCCCTATTTTTTCGGCTAATTTAGTGTATTTTTCTTTAGGGATAAGATGATTCATCCGCATAATATTCCAAGCAATTTTTAGGTTGTGGCCAACTACTGCTCGATTCTGTTGCCAAAACCAGTGAAGATCATGGCTCCAATCTTCATGAAAACGCTCTTGGACAAAAAAGCTATTTTCATCATCTGGAAAATATTTTTCTATCAAATCAAAAGTTTTTTCGAGCATCTCTGTATATTTATGATCCTCAGTGGCTAACCAAAGATTGATCAAATAGGCAGGCGCATGGTCTCCTACAGAGTTCCAATTTTTTCTGGCTCGGTTTTGACCTAAAGTAGCACTATAAGGACTGAGAGTAATGGGGTCAATGTGAGAGAAAAATCCGCCGTATTGTGTTTTATCTCGAAAATAACGGTCAAATAAATTGACAGTTCGCTCAATGTCCCCAAGTACACAAAGATCGCCTGTGATTCGATACAACTGCGTCGGGCCAACTAGAGCATAAATTTGTTCATAAGCAGGAATAGCATCATAATCATCGCCAAATTCTGAGGCGAAAATCTTTTGCTCACTGCCATCAGGATGTACATCTATGCCATGATACCAATAACAAATTTGTTCATCAGTATCTAAAAAGCGCATATGTTGACGCAAATATTCAGTGCCTTTTTCTGCGGCTTCGAGATAACGTTCGTCGCCGGTTAACATATATGCAGTAGCAAAACCATAGACAAGACGAGAAATAGTATCAGTTTCCTGACGAGTGGAATTTTTTTTACTACCCACTAAGCTCAGGTCCGTACGGTATTGACGAAAATCAATTTCTTTATCTTCAAATTGACATTTTAAGTAAAAGTCAGCTAACTGTTGAATTTGTTTTACCCACCAGTCAGGCTTTTCAAATAAATACTCGGCCTCAGTTCGTCCCAGAAAAACAATATTTTTAGCCTCAAATTTGTTTTCTCCGGCTTCGGGATAAAAAATTCCATAAACAAAAAGATAACGCTGAGGAACGAGCATAGAACTGATCTGTGTGGTGCAGTTATAATAAGGCTCCCCTAAGTTTCGCACCAATTGAGCATTGGTCATAGAAGTTAGGCTAACTTTAAAAGTCTTACCGTCTGAAGTTTTGAGATGGAAACTTCCAAACTTACCCTCTAATGGTTCAAATTTGACAACATATCCAGCAATGAGATCCGAAAAAGAGAAATTGAGTTTATTCATGGCTAAAAATTTCCAAAAACATTTACATAGAAAGGTGAAAAAAAGAGAGAAAAGAGAAACAATGAAAGAGAATAACTAATGACTATTGAGAAATTAAAACTACAACACTGCGCTCTTTTGCTAAATAAGTATTACCTAAAACTTTTAATTCATGCCCTGGCTCTAAAAAGTCATTAGGGGAAGAATTGGCAGTATCTATTACCTTGTACCAATTTCTACCTTTTATAACGGGAATTTCTAGCTCGAGGCTATTCCAATACATATTTAATATGACATGAATATCTGCATCTCCGTTAAAACCTCCTAAAGTGAAGGCAAGAGAACTGCCGTGAGGATCGTTCCATCCAGGCTGAAATAATTTACAGCCATGCCAGGATAAATCAGCTAACCCCCTTTCGTTAATTTCTCCTTTGAAAAACTCTCGTCGGCATAAACTACTGTGACGCTTACGAAAGCCAATCATTAATTTAAAAAAGCGAAAAATTTCAGCACTTTTTTGTAACAAACTCCAATCAAACCAACTGGTTTCATTATCTTGGCAATAGTTATTATTATTTCCTTTTTGAGTGTGTCTGACTTCATCTCCAGATAAAATCATTGGCACACCTTGAGACAGTAAAAGAATCGCGGTAAAATTTTTAATTTGTCGTCGGCGTAAAGCTTCAATTTCTGGGTTATCTGTTTCCCCTTCTACACCACAATTCCAACTTAAATTATCATTGATTCCATCCTGATTGTTTTCTCCATTAGATTCATTATGCTTATCATTATAAGAAACAAGGTCATTAAGAGTAAAGCCATCATGACAAGTAATAAAATTAATACTGTTAGTCGGCAAACGTTTATTTGATTGGTAGAGATCCGCACTTCCACTGATACGAGATGCTACCGCACTAACGAGACCTTCATCTCCTTTAACAAAACGCCGAATATCATCTCGATAAAGTCCGTTCCATTCTGCATAACGACAACCTGGAAATTTTCCAATTTGATATAAGCCACCAGCATCCCACGCCTCAGTAATAATTTTAGTATTAGATAAAATTTCTGAGGTTTCAATATGCCAAATAACTGGCGGATAAGACATAGGACTTCCATCTTGACCTCGGGCTAATATAGAGCCTTCATCAAACCGGAAACCATCAACGTGCATTTCTTTAACCCAAAATTCTAAACATTCTACAATCAATTTATCAACCATAGGATGATTACAATTAAATGTATTACCGCAGCCAGAATAATTCATGTAGAATTGTTTATCTAAAGGAAAAAGATGGTAATAAATAGAATTATCTATCCCCTTAAAGTTGATTACTGGGCCTTGGTGATTTCCTTCGCTGGTATGATTAAAGACTACGTCTAAAATAACTTCAATACCTGCCTTATGCAGTGCTTTAACCATGTCACGGAACTCTCGGATCGGGCTTCTTTCCGTAGGAGAATAGCAATAAGAAGTCTCGGGCGCAAAAAAACTATGAGGATCATAACCCCAATAATTTTTTAGCGGTTTTCCATTTACTGTTCGTAGTACCTCTGTTTCGTCAAAATCAAACACAGGTAAAAGTTCAACA
This region includes:
- a CDS encoding FAD-dependent oxidoreductase; this encodes MAKPVIITLDDDPQVLRTIVQDLRNKYGAKFRVISSDSSEKILETLEALKKRQESVALFLVDQRMPKMTGVEFLEQAKDLFPDAKRALLTAYADTNAAIDAINKAQVHYYLLKPWLPPEINLYPVLNDLLEIWQANSIQVFEGLQVIGFRWSPKSHQTKDFLARHHIPYIWRDMEKDSTAIELLSDLNLEASKFPIVVFPNGQKMECPSNQKIAEIIGLKTRAEMPFYDLVVIGGGPAGLAASVYASSEGLKTVLLEKEAPGGQAGTSSRIENYLGFPMGLTGSDLARRAVAQAQKFGTEIISPQEVASICLEGQYRVVTLADGTKLSCHALIIASGVSYVKLNIPGIDHLNGAGVYYGAAITEAISCRNDDVYIVGGANSAGQAAMCLCEYARSVTLVIRGESLGTKMSKYLVDRIEASPNIYVKVFTEVVEVLGEDKLTGLKLANSKTGKVETVAANALFIFIGAKPNTDWLQDFVERDDNGFILTGPSLMKEKKALAEWPLLRPPFLFETNIPGTFAIGDVRSGSVKRVASAVGEGAMAVQFVHQYLSSF
- a CDS encoding AGE family epimerase/isomerase, which translates into the protein MNKLNFSFSDLIAGYVVKFEPLEGKFGSFHLKTSDGKTFKVSLTSMTNAQLVRNLGEPYYNCTTQISSMLVPQRYLFVYGIFYPEAGENKFEAKNIVFLGRTEAEYLFEKPDWWVKQIQQLADFYLKCQFEDKEIDFRQYRTDLSLVGSKKNSTRQETDTISRLVYGFATAYMLTGDERYLEAAEKGTEYLRQHMRFLDTDEQICYWYHGIDVHPDGSEQKIFASEFGDDYDAIPAYEQIYALVGPTQLYRITGDLCVLGDIERTVNLFDRYFRDKTQYGGFFSHIDPITLSPYSATLGQNRARKNWNSVGDHAPAYLINLWLATEDHKYTEMLEKTFDLIEKYFPDDENSFFVQERFHEDWSHDLHWFWQQNRAVVGHNLKIAWNIMRMNHLIPKEKYTKLAEKIGQTMPKVGSDQQRGGWYDVVERFLEPGQEKHRFVWHDRKAWWQQEQAILAYLILAGSLENPKYRQLAREAAAFYNAWFLDSEDGGIYFNVQANGIPYLAGGNERGKGSHSMSGYHAFELGYLATVYTNLLITKQPMELYFKPKPGAFKDNILRVAPDILPLGSVRIGEVQIDGQTYFDFDAEKLTVNLPFSEESLKVKVRLIPAQVFFDATVLEVSQGTAKIALTGLLDANANGIFQEALERATKQPIHRLILFLENLKCISSTGIRTLIFTKQKLGKTVEVQLVGASDSVTKLLKMSSFCQGVKIIPKLEDSTVVINNQSNELDLILSDDFDESKNLLNNSQNPELMPFK
- the glgX gene encoding glycogen debranching protein GlgX, with the translated sequence MVTIANKLKEPLGQPKYQTKSGRTQPLGAIVDANGVNFSLYSAHATAVELLIFEKYDDLYPVQIIKLDPATNKTFYYWHVYVEGLKPGAAYGYRVDGPNNLHEAGHRYNKNKVLLDPYSKSNSCILWKRINALGTEDNLTTSMRSIVVDLNDYDWENDQSPAHPMSKTIIYEMHVRGFTKSLSSNCKHKGTFAGIIEKIPYLQELGITTVELLPVFDFDETEVLRTVNGKPLKNYWGYDPHSFFAPETSYCYSPTERSPIREFRDMVKALHKAGIEVILDVVFNHTSEGNHQGPVINFKGIDNSIYYHLFPLDKQFYMNYSGCGNTFNCNHPMVDKLIVECLEFWVKEMHVDGFRFDEGSILARGQDGSPMSYPPVIWHIETSEILSNTKIITEAWDAGGLYQIGKFPGCRYAEWNGLYRDDIRRFVKGDEGLVSAVASRISGSADLYQSNKRLPTNSINFITCHDGFTLNDLVSYNDKHNESNGENNQDGINDNLSWNCGVEGETDNPEIEALRRRQIKNFTAILLLSQGVPMILSGDEVRHTQKGNNNNYCQDNETSWFDWSLLQKSAEIFRFFKLMIGFRKRHSSLCRREFFKGEINERGLADLSWHGCKLFQPGWNDPHGSSLAFTLGGFNGDADIHVILNMYWNSLELEIPVIKGRNWYKVIDTANSSPNDFLEPGHELKVLGNTYLAKERSVVVLISQ